A region of the Ignavibacteria bacterium genome:
TTAATGGTTGTAAGATTACTACGATCGAAGGAATTGCGTCAGATGGCAAGCTGCATCCGCTTCAAGAAAATTTTATGAAGCATGGTGCAATTCAATGTGGATTTTGTACACCTGGCATGGTACTCTCGGCTTATACTTTGCTTGAAGAAGTTACGAACCCAAGTGAAGATGAAATTAAAGAAGCAATTGCCGGAAATCTTTGCCGATGCACTGGGTATAAACAAATTATCGAAGCTGTAAGGCAATCAATTGTTAAAGTTTAAATTTGCCTAGTCAGTAAATTCTTTTATTTGCACGAACTCACCCGAAGATAAATCTCAAAACAACCGATAAGATAATTTAATGTGGTTAATAGTTTTTATAAAAGGTAACCGTGATCATTAATGACTTTGTGCATTACCGATTGGGATTTATCATTAGTATTATACTTATCATCATTTGCAGACATAGTAATCAAATCGACTTTTGTATTACATCTCAACTTAAATGTAAAAACTTCATTTTCTTTAGTTTGTAAGTAAAACCCATCATTTTGACTTTTGTCAAACTCTTCTTCATTCCAAAACAGTGTTAGCTTATCTTTGTACGGTGCGCCTTGGTGAGGGCAAAACGTCTCACAGTTTCCACATTCGTTGCACATTCCGTCGATGTGAAGTATTTGAAATTTATCTTTGAATTCTCCGTTTACAGCGATTGCAATATTTGCTCGATTTGGACAGACTTCAACGCATTTATTACAGACCTGATCGCAGCCAAGACACCTTGAAGACTCACTAGAATAATCGATTGAGTTTTGAAACTCGATTATCCCCTTCCTATTGGATAAATCTTCAGTCCACTTTAGACCGTCGATTTGAACTTTTTGAGATAAATTGAATTGATTGTCAATTCTCTCTTTCGCAAGAATTGATTCGGCTGCTTTCTTTCCATCGGCGATTGATTCGACAACCGTAGATGGTCCTCTGAATGCATCACCGCCGATAAAAACATTCTCAATTAATGTTTCATTTGTCGTATTATTAACAAGAATATTTTTTCTTTCATCTATTTTAATTCCATTTTGAGTTAAGAAATCGTAATCGACTTCTTCTCCAATTGCAGTAATCACCGAATCGATTTCAATTTCTTCAAACTCATTTTCAATTGGAACGACTCTTCTTCTTCCGCTTTTATCAAATTCACCAAGCTGCATTTTCTGACACTTTAAAATCCTTTTGTTGAATTCAACAGGAAGAAGAAGCTTTTTGAAGATCACTCCATCGTCCAGCGCAGCATCAAGTTCTTCTTTATCAGCAGGCATGAATTCTTTTGTGCGCCGGTAAATTATGAAAACCTTTTCAACGCGTTCGCATCGCAGAGCCGCGCGAGCGCCATCCATTGCAGAATTCCCTCCACCGATCACAGCCACAGAATTACCTAGCGAGAGCTTTTCATTTCTATTGAATT
Encoded here:
- a CDS encoding (2Fe-2S)-binding protein; amino-acid sequence: NGCKITTIEGIASDGKLHPLQENFMKHGAIQCGFCTPGMVLSAYTLLEEVTNPSEDEIKEAIAGNLCRCTGYKQIIEAVRQSIVKV